DNA from Musa acuminata AAA Group cultivar baxijiao chromosome BXJ1-5, Cavendish_Baxijiao_AAA, whole genome shotgun sequence:
GGCCTAAGCATTTTGGGTGACATGGTTTTAGATCTATCAAGTTAATATAGTTATCCCCTCGAGTCAGGTTATGACAAATTGGACTTTACAGAGCTGGTCGATGTGCAGATTAAATTTTTACAGTTTCTTATGTGTTATTCTTGAATCTTACTTCTCTCCTAGAATATTGTTACATATTTGTACTTGTAATTTATTAGTTCAGGAAGTGAGTGGTGGCAGAATTGCTACTGGAACTGCAATGGTCTGTACTGTCTTAGTTCCTTGGTCGAGGCAGGCCCGAAGTTGTTGGTCTGAGATTCAGTCATCGTCTCTGCATCACTAACAACTCACTATTTTATAATCGAACGAAGCAAAAAATATTGACAACACGATTTATGAATGTAGGGGTATTGGATATCTGTTGTCACATAAAGTTTAAACTTACTGCAACAAACATGTGGTGTATTTTCCCGTTCTTCTAGATGAAGTAACTTATTGAATGATAACCACAATTACAGCTGCAACTTGTCCCGCTGAAAGCTACTGTGATATAATATGTGTCGGTCTTGACCTCAATGGTTATGTTGATGGCAATAGAATGGAAGTTGTCATCTTTTAGACTTTCTTTATATATTCTTGATAGCTTGCAAATATAACAATTGTATCTTGCTTATGCATTTTTCCTATTCCAGTATGTTCCTTTTCAGCGGAGTCAGTTGTTGAGACAATCAATTCTCACAAATACTACACTCCAAAGATTTGGGTACTCGTCATCTGCATCTCCTCAGCCAAATCAATCAGTGGATCATGACAATGATTCAGAGAATACTTCAGAAGTTGGAAATGGAACCGATGCTGATGAATTTTCTGGTATTTTTTTCTTCTCAAAAACAGGAAAATGATACATCTCTTAGTTTGGAATTTAGAGATTCTGTGACCCACTTTTGGTAGAAAGAGGAGGATAAGCTCTGAACGAACTGCTTTTTCTGATTCAGATGAAAAATCTGAACTTTCATTCGATGAACTCGTTAAGCTCGTAGCAGAAAAGGAAGAATTACTGAAGTTGAAGCACAAAGAAATTGAGAAAATGCAAGATAAAGTTCTACGCAGCTATGCTGAaatggagaatgtcatggacagaaCAAAACGTGAGGCAGAAAACGCAAAGAAATTTGCCATTCAGGTCTATCCTGTTATCCATTTCACCATCGTAGAATACGTAGCTTAATAATATATTCTTTGTGCTTCTTCGAGTAGATCTTTTATCTGACCTTATTTGGTATACATTAAATTACTTAGAACTTCGCTAAGAGCCTTTTGGACGTTGCTGACAATCTGGGAAGGGCTTCATCTGTTGTCAAGGAAAGTTTCTCCAAAATTGATGCTTCCAAAGACACTGTTGGAGCTGTGCCACTACTTAAAACTTTACTTGAGGGTGTTGAAATGACAGAAAAACAGCTTTCGGAAGTACGTGTTGCTCCCCTTCTTAGTCAATGACACCATTCTTTGTTCATCCATTTTTTTTATATGGTTTCTGGAGGCATAAACTACAAACCAAATTTAACCTTTTGATCTTACTTGGTCGGAGTTTGGAAATCTTTTAACATCACATGTCAGTGACGTACAAAATTCCATTTAGTTATAAGTTTGTCATATTTGATGTTGCACTCACTCAATAGTGAATCgatcatcatcataataaatatataatggaACATATATTTTTAGATAATTCCTGCCCAGACATGGAGTAAACAGATACAGTGACTTACTGCTTTGATGTGACCCATGCGGAATTGAATTGCTTAGAATCTGATATTGGAAGGTGCATGTGTCTAGGAACAGTTTTCCTTCCATGTAAAGTGGAGATGCAAGATTCAAATAGCTAGAGATGAAGTATGTTTGTCTTTTCCTTCCACATAAGGAGCATGCATTGTTCTTCTGAATTAGTATTCTCTACATTTTTTATAAAGTACATGCTAAAAATCATGGTTGCTATTATTTGCTGTAGCAATAGTTATCACATGTTGCTTCACCTCCATCGTATGAAATTAAACATTTGGTTCCTCAAAAGCTTGTCATGCTCCTGTTTCCAGGTCTTTAGAAAGTTTGGAGTGGAGAAATTTGATCCAATAAATGAGCAGTTTGATCCGCACAGACATCTCGCAGTTTTCCAAATTCCAGATGCTTCAAAACCACCTGCCACAGTTGCAGCTGTTTTGAAGGTGATATGTCACTT
Protein-coding regions in this window:
- the LOC135674715 gene encoding grpE protein homolog 2, mitochondrial-like; the encoded protein is MGSRVLSRASRGGIARLFVSAYSRREPPVGGFHSLRESAAGSVIKYVPFQRSQLLRQSILTNTTLQRFGYSSSASPQPNQSVDHDNDSENTSEVGNGTDADEFSDEKSELSFDELVKLVAEKEELLKLKHKEIEKMQDKVLRSYAEMENVMDRTKREAENAKKFAIQNFAKSLLDVADNLGRASSVVKESFSKIDASKDTVGAVPLLKTLLEGVEMTEKQLSEVFRKFGVEKFDPINEQFDPHRHLAVFQIPDASKPPATVAAVLKSGYTLHDRVIRPAEVGVTQSLTNEPAEGSNGQA